In Humulus lupulus chromosome 7, drHumLupu1.1, whole genome shotgun sequence, the following are encoded in one genomic region:
- the LOC133791374 gene encoding uncharacterized protein LOC133791374 — MDGGSSTRQGRKRAHIDRGHVEGHQRLFDDYFSDEPVYTEYQFRRRFRMCRHVFLHIVQALENHSEYFHTRFDAVGRRGLSPLQKCTAAMRMLVYGAPADYVDEYVRIGETTAIECLVNFVRGVNDIFGTEYLRRPNAGDIRRLLQIGEVRGFPGMLGSINCMH; from the coding sequence ATGGATGGGGGTAGCTCAACAAGACAAGGAAGAAAGAGAGCCCACATTGATAGAGGGCATGTAGAAGGACACCAACGTTTGTTCGATGACTACTTTTCTGATGAACCGGTGTATACAGAATATCAATTTCGAAGAAGATTTAGAATGTGTAGACATGTATTCCTACACATAGTGCAAGCTCTAGAAAATCATTCAGAGTATTTCCATACGAGGTTTGATGCAGTCGGTAGAAGGGGGCTTTCACCATTACAAAAGTGCACCGCTGCTATGCGAATGTTGGTATATGGAGCGCCTGCCGattatgttgatgagtatgttcgaATTGGTGAAACTACCGCTATTGAATGTCTAGTCAATTTCGTTCGAGGAGTGAATGATATTTTTGGGACCGAATATTTAAGACGGCCCAATGCTGGGGACATTCGTCGCTTACTTCAAATAGGGGAGGTGCGTGGTTTTCCAGGCATGTTGGGAAGCATTAATTGTATGCACTGA